In Flavobacterium hankyongi, the genomic window ACTAGGATTCATTTGTGTTGTAGTTGGAATTTTTGGTAGTTTTTTACCAGCACTTCCTGGACCAGGTTTAAGTTGGTTAGGGTTATTACTTTTATATCTTACCAATGCAGTTCCTAATAATTATTGGGTACTTGGAATTACACTCCTAATAACTTTAGTTATTTTAATTTTGGATTACGTTATTCCTGCAAAGGGGACAAAGAAATTTGGAGGCAGTAAATATGGTATTTGGGGAACCAACATTGGTTTACTTATTGGATTATTCTTTATACCTATTCCTTTTGGATTTG contains:
- a CDS encoding DUF456 domain-containing protein yields the protein MDILLLILGFICVVVGIFGSFLPALPGPGLSWLGLLLLYLTNAVPNNYWVLGITLLITLVILILDYVIPAKGTKKFGGSKYGIWGTNIGLLIGLFFIPIPFGFVLGAFLGAFLGEMLYDKEDHKRALKAATGSFLGFLVSSFMKFVVCMIFLGTFLYVSWSNRHFLF